From Tachypleus tridentatus isolate NWPU-2018 chromosome 8, ASM421037v1, whole genome shotgun sequence, a single genomic window includes:
- the LOC143223080 gene encoding adhesion G protein-coupled receptor E4-like, producing MADVFSVSLHTVNSPATNFPRKSVNRTGDFGGDEGWEAGTQSLLSLLTVIGTSLSIVGVVLAFITYTLFSDLRTMSGTSLLNLLTALFLSHLLSVISVEKVDDNGLCTTLAFLLHYMWLSVHCWLAVMARDMFRTFRDNVNLQVSPLTESRKSLFKRVLFAWGLPGALTCLAALLSSNDKVENHQFVVPTCWFVDYNTLLYTLELPAAVLAGADLIYFVHSAIVIRYTASIQMNRRTSEKMKHRRYLQLFLYLKLVLFQIATWLCCLLAQVAGIFSLWFTFSVLASLQGFFVAIAYSCNSDVFRLYSKSLKENRTKKVGYGTSEVSHSTSLTQLTWTPSPDIV from the coding sequence ATGGCAGACGTTTTCTCAGTCAGTCTACACACCGTTAACAGTCCGGCTACAAATTTTCCCAGGAAGTCAGTAAACCGGACGGGCGACTTTGGTGGTGATGAAGGCTGGGAGGCTGGAACTCAGAGCCTCCTCTCTCTCCTAACGGTGATCGGAACAAGCCTGTCAATTGTCGGAGTAGTACTGGCGTTTATAACTTACACTCTATTTTCTGATCTCCGCACGATGAGTGGTACATCTTTGTTGAACCTATTAACGGCTCTTTTTTTGTCTCACCTGTTGTCCGTCATCAGCGTAGAGAAGGTGGATGACAACGGACTGTGTACGACCTTGGCATTTTTGTTACACTACATGTGGCTGTCCGTACACTGTTGGTTAGCTGTCATGGCCAGAGACATGTTTCGGACCTTCCGTGACAACGTCAATTTACAAGTTTCACCTCTAACCGAGAGTCGAAAATCTCTCTTCAAGCGCGTTCTCTTCGCCTGGGGATTACCTGGAGCCCTAACCTGTTTGGCAGCTCTGCTCTCCTCCAACGATAAAGTTGAAAACCACCAGTTTGTCGTTCCAACTTGTTGGTTCGTAGATTACAATACTCTGCTCTATACCCTCGAACTCCCAGCTGCTGTACTAGCCGGAGCTGACCTGATATACTTTGTCCACTCGGCTATCGTTATCCGTTACACTGCTAGCATACAGATGAACCGCCGTACATCTGAAAAAATGAAGCATCGCCGTTATCTTCAGCTGTTCCTTTATTTGAAACTCGTATTATTCCAGATAGCCACGTGGTTGTGTTGTCTTTTAGCACAAGTTGCTGGCATCTTCTCCTTGTGGTTTACCTTTTCTGTTCTGGCTTCTCTTCAAGGGTTCTTCGTGGCCATAGCGTACAGCTGTAATTCAGACGTTTTTCGGCTCTACAGCAAGTCTCTGAAGGAAAATCGTACGAAGAAGGTGGGTTATGGAACATCAGAAGTTTCTCATTCCACCAGCTTGACTCAGTTGACTTGGACCCCATCACCTGATatagtataa